In the Natronogracilivirga saccharolytica genome, one interval contains:
- the nusA gene encoding transcription termination factor NusA, with protein MQTDISKQIIQSFAEIAKDKGIDRDLLLSILEDVFRSMIKKKYESDDAFSVILNPDRGEIQIMHIREVVPDEELNDPVNEIGITEAKKLDPDLELYDEFAQEIRIEDFGRRAVMMARQTLAQRIREIEKDNIFEDYSDRIGEIVLGDVYQVRNRDILVNHNGVELILPKGHQIYKDRYRKGDTIRAVVVEVKRQEGNPAVIISRTSPLFLERLFENEIPEVFDGVIEIIKTVREPGDRSKVAVVSHDERVDPVGACVGMKGIRIHSIVRELCNENIDVINFTEDDHEFIKRALQPAHVQSVEIDKGKKRAKVVVPADQVSKAIGKGGVNIRLATQLTGFEIDVYREVEDEDDIDIFEFADDFGDEIVQMLFDIGCDTARAVLDLSPEELQRRTEGKLELKDAKHIIRTIEEEFEEDEA; from the coding sequence ATGCAAACGGATATTTCAAAACAGATTATTCAGTCTTTTGCCGAAATTGCAAAAGACAAGGGAATTGACAGGGATCTGCTTCTGTCGATTCTGGAAGACGTATTTCGGTCCATGATCAAGAAAAAGTACGAATCGGATGATGCGTTTTCCGTTATTCTGAATCCCGACCGCGGTGAAATTCAGATTATGCATATCCGTGAAGTGGTCCCGGATGAGGAGCTCAATGACCCGGTCAACGAAATCGGCATTACCGAAGCCAAAAAGCTGGATCCCGACCTGGAGTTGTATGATGAATTTGCCCAGGAGATCAGAATCGAAGATTTTGGTCGCCGTGCAGTGATGATGGCCAGGCAGACACTTGCCCAGCGCATACGTGAAATAGAGAAGGACAACATTTTCGAAGATTACAGCGATCGTATCGGCGAAATCGTTCTGGGGGATGTTTACCAGGTCCGGAACCGGGACATCCTGGTAAATCATAACGGTGTTGAACTGATTCTGCCCAAGGGGCATCAGATTTACAAGGACAGATACCGAAAGGGGGATACCATCCGCGCTGTGGTTGTTGAGGTGAAGCGGCAGGAAGGGAATCCGGCGGTAATCATATCCCGAACGTCACCGCTTTTTCTTGAACGCCTGTTTGAGAATGAAATCCCCGAGGTATTTGACGGGGTGATAGAAATAATCAAAACGGTTCGTGAACCGGGTGACCGGTCGAAGGTGGCCGTTGTTTCCCATGATGAGAGGGTGGATCCCGTAGGTGCCTGCGTCGGAATGAAGGGTATCCGCATTCACTCCATTGTCAGGGAGCTTTGCAACGAGAATATTGATGTGATCAACTTCACCGAAGATGATCACGAATTTATAAAACGGGCACTGCAGCCCGCTCATGTCCAGTCAGTTGAGATTGACAAGGGTAAAAAGCGGGCAAAAGTTGTTGTCCCCGCCGACCAGGTTTCCAAGGCTATAGGCAAGGGCGGTGTCAATATCAGGCTGGCAACGCAGCTTACCGGGTTTGAGATTGATGTATACAGAGAAGTGGAAGATGAGGATGACATTGACATTTTCGAGTTTGCCGATGACTTCGGAGACGAAATCGTGCAGATGCTCTTTGATATCGGATGCGATACAGCGCGTGCCGTCCTCGATCTCAGCCCTGAAGAGTTGCAGCGGCGAACGGAAGGCAAACTTGAACTGAAGGATGCCAAACACATCATCCGTACCATAGAAGAAGAGTTCGAAGAAGACGAGGCCTGA
- the nadB gene encoding L-aspartate oxidase, with the protein MPDRFDFLVLGSGGAGLSYALRVAKFGSVAIITKKESAESNTNYAQGGLASVIDKNDTFESHIQDTLTAGAGLCDPEIVEIVVRQGPDVVRELLEWGAQFTSKDGELDLGREGGHSRNRIVHAADRTGKEIEQALLSAVEKHPNISMYEHHFALELITEHHLGKKVTRHDNDIHCFGSYVLNTQTGKVETILAKSTLIATGGVGEAYLHSTNPSIATGDGIAMAYRAKARIGNMEFMQFHPTTLNVPGAGSFLISEAVRGKGGILRSRDGRAFMSDYDERAELAPRDIVARAIDDHLKKTGDESVYLDVTHIDKETLDRNFPHISATCLRHGVDISEQWIPVVPAAHYLCGGVMTDQNGRTSIHGLYCTGEASCTGLHGANRLASNSLLEAIVLSKRAAEDAAKYVLEINEHTPVPEWDESGTVNAEEAVLIYHNRNELQNVMWNYVGIVRSDLRLKRAFRRTRLLYEETEDFYQRTRVSVPLCELRNLIANSYVIISSALSRKESRGLHYTTDYPKPVERFRKNTVI; encoded by the coding sequence ATGCCTGATAGATTTGATTTTCTTGTTCTTGGCAGTGGCGGTGCGGGCTTGTCGTATGCCTTGCGTGTGGCAAAGTTCGGAAGCGTAGCCATTATTACAAAAAAAGAGTCGGCCGAATCCAATACGAATTATGCCCAGGGCGGACTGGCAAGTGTTATTGATAAAAACGACACTTTTGAGTCACACATTCAGGATACTCTGACAGCAGGTGCCGGTCTGTGTGACCCGGAAATTGTGGAGATTGTTGTCAGGCAGGGGCCTGATGTGGTTCGCGAGCTTCTGGAATGGGGGGCGCAGTTCACATCGAAAGACGGAGAGCTGGATCTGGGCCGTGAAGGCGGACACTCCCGCAACAGAATCGTCCATGCTGCTGACCGTACCGGAAAAGAAATTGAACAGGCACTGCTCTCAGCTGTTGAGAAGCACCCGAATATCAGTATGTATGAGCACCATTTCGCCCTTGAACTGATTACCGAACATCATCTTGGGAAAAAAGTCACCAGACATGACAATGATATCCACTGTTTCGGCTCTTATGTACTCAACACACAAACGGGTAAGGTGGAAACGATTCTGGCAAAGTCTACACTTATTGCAACCGGTGGTGTAGGTGAGGCCTATTTGCACAGTACCAATCCGTCGATTGCCACCGGTGACGGTATTGCAATGGCATATCGCGCCAAAGCCAGAATCGGCAATATGGAATTCATGCAGTTTCATCCGACCACATTGAATGTTCCGGGAGCCGGGTCGTTTTTGATTTCGGAGGCGGTGCGTGGCAAGGGCGGAATTCTGCGATCACGCGACGGGCGTGCCTTTATGTCCGATTACGATGAACGCGCCGAGCTTGCACCGAGAGATATTGTTGCCCGTGCGATTGATGATCATTTAAAAAAGACCGGTGATGAGAGTGTTTATCTTGATGTGACTCATATTGACAAGGAGACTCTTGACCGTAATTTTCCGCACATTTCGGCTACTTGTCTGAGGCATGGTGTTGATATTTCCGAACAGTGGATTCCTGTTGTACCGGCTGCTCATTACCTTTGCGGAGGAGTCATGACTGATCAAAATGGCAGAACATCCATTCATGGATTGTATTGTACCGGGGAGGCCTCATGCACCGGGCTGCATGGTGCCAACCGGCTCGCATCAAACAGCTTGCTGGAGGCAATCGTTTTATCAAAAAGGGCTGCTGAAGATGCCGCGAAATATGTGCTGGAGATAAATGAACACACGCCAGTTCCGGAGTGGGACGAAAGCGGCACCGTGAATGCCGAAGAGGCTGTTCTGATTTATCACAACAGGAATGAGCTCCAGAATGTGATGTGGAATTATGTGGGAATTGTACGAAGTGACCTGCGCCTGAAACGCGCTTTCCGGCGGACCAGACTTCTCTACGAGGAGACGGAGGATTTCTACCAGCGTACCCGCGTTAGTGTTCCCCTGTGTGAGCTTAGAAATCTTATAGCTAATTCATATGTCATAATTTCCTCAGCACTTTCCCGCAAAGAGAGCAGGGGACTGCATTATACCACAGATTATCCGAAACCCGTTGAAAGATTCAGAAAGAACACCGTAATTTGA
- the rimP gene encoding ribosome maturation factor RimP, which yields MEEHNEIKSLTEQVLQNFDLFLVDIELKGSQGNRIVWIFVESEHGNVSLDACAEVSRELEFLLDAAGWRGKKYTLNVSSPGLDRPLKDIRQYVNNLGRKATVIYEKSGENVQEEGKLVSADGDSIVLQKDSKQQISIPFENIVETMIQPVFNKQ from the coding sequence ATGGAAGAACATAATGAAATAAAGTCATTGACAGAACAGGTTCTGCAGAATTTCGACCTGTTTCTTGTTGATATTGAACTGAAAGGTTCTCAGGGAAATCGTATCGTCTGGATTTTTGTCGAATCTGAGCATGGCAATGTATCGCTGGACGCCTGTGCGGAGGTGAGTCGTGAACTTGAGTTTTTACTTGATGCAGCCGGCTGGCGTGGTAAAAAGTATACGCTGAATGTCTCTTCGCCGGGACTCGATCGGCCACTGAAGGATATCAGGCAATATGTTAACAACCTGGGACGTAAAGCAACTGTAATCTATGAAAAAAGTGGCGAAAACGTTCAGGAAGAAGGAAAACTTGTCAGTGCTGACGGGGACAGCATCGTGCTGCAAAAAGACAGCAAGCAGCAGATCAGCATCCCGTTTGAGAACATCGTAGAAACCATGATACAACCAGTTTTTAACAAACAATAA
- the prfB gene encoding peptide chain release factor 2 (programmed frameshift) has protein sequence MAELNYTSDQINELLQRVDALRRYLDYDGRKERIGELEYKAQQPGFWDDADQAQKLMQDLNHEKSWVQQWDEIDEKRQNILLFQEILAEGDDVTDDLNSEITSLKEQVEDLEFKNMLDEADDRRDALLTINPGAGGTESQDWAEMLYRMYVRWADDNDFDATVLEYQPGDVAGIKSATIEVKGSFAYGYLKAENGVHRLVRISPFDSNARRHTSFCSVFVTPLVDDEIEVDLNQDDIEMQRFHAGGKGGQNVNKVETGVRLIWTGTLSNGKEERVVAECQQERSQLQNREKAMVMLKSRVYDLEKKIKEEEKDKIESSKMKNEWGSQIRSYVFHPYNMVKDHRTGHETSNVESVMDGDIDPFIKAYLMSNA, from the coding sequence GGATAGGTGAACTGGAATACAAGGCTCAGCAACCAGGATTCTGGGACGATGCCGATCAGGCCCAAAAGCTGATGCAGGATCTGAATCATGAAAAATCATGGGTGCAGCAATGGGATGAAATTGATGAAAAGAGGCAGAATATTCTGCTTTTTCAGGAGATTCTGGCGGAAGGAGATGACGTGACCGATGATCTGAACTCCGAAATAACCAGCCTGAAAGAACAGGTCGAAGACCTTGAATTCAAAAACATGCTTGATGAGGCAGATGACCGCAGGGATGCATTGCTGACTATCAATCCGGGTGCCGGCGGAACCGAAAGCCAGGACTGGGCGGAAATGCTGTACCGCATGTATGTACGATGGGCAGATGACAATGATTTTGATGCAACCGTTCTTGAATATCAGCCGGGCGATGTAGCTGGTATCAAAAGTGCAACAATAGAGGTAAAGGGAAGTTTTGCATACGGATATCTGAAAGCTGAAAACGGTGTGCACCGGCTGGTCCGGATATCTCCGTTTGACAGCAACGCCCGCCGGCATACCTCGTTTTGCTCGGTATTTGTCACACCCCTTGTAGACGATGAAATTGAAGTCGATCTGAATCAGGATGATATCGAAATGCAGCGGTTTCATGCCGGCGGCAAAGGCGGCCAGAATGTCAACAAGGTTGAAACAGGTGTCCGCCTGATATGGACCGGAACACTGTCAAATGGAAAAGAGGAGCGCGTAGTGGCTGAATGTCAGCAGGAGCGTTCGCAGCTTCAGAATCGCGAAAAAGCCATGGTGATGCTCAAGTCAAGAGTTTATGATCTTGAAAAAAAGATCAAGGAGGAGGAAAAGGACAAAATCGAAAGCAGTAAAATGAAAAATGAGTGGGGCTCCCAGATTCGCTCCTATGTCTTCCATCCGTACAACATGGTCAAAGATCATCGCACAGGACATGAAACATCCAATGTGGAGTCTGTGATGGATGGAGATATTGACCCGTTTATTAAAGCCTACCTGATGTCCAATGCCTGA
- a CDS encoding DUF192 domain-containing protein translates to MKIFRCSALLILLPFLISCGNDDSPERIRDTESNGRTIDPTHTVEILTEDRQETVAEVNVALAQTENERNRGLMEVQEMDFDTGMYFIFEDERERSFWMVNTPLSLDIIYMDSNDRIVRIHTNTTPYSDRQIPSESPAQYVLEVNAGFVREYDIREGMHVVLNQ, encoded by the coding sequence ATGAAGATATTCCGATGTTCTGCATTGTTGATATTACTGCCGTTTCTCATTTCCTGCGGGAATGATGATTCACCCGAAAGAATCCGAGATACCGAAAGCAACGGCAGGACCATCGATCCGACACACACCGTCGAAATTCTTACGGAAGACCGCCAGGAGACCGTGGCTGAGGTCAATGTCGCTCTTGCCCAGACCGAAAATGAGCGTAACAGAGGTCTGATGGAGGTTCAGGAGATGGACTTTGACACCGGAATGTACTTCATTTTTGAAGACGAAAGAGAGCGAAGTTTCTGGATGGTCAATACGCCTCTGTCCCTTGATATTATTTATATGGACAGCAATGACCGGATTGTGCGCATCCACACCAACACCACACCGTATTCAGACCGGCAGATTCCATCTGAATCACCGGCCCAGTATGTTCTGGAGGTTAATGCCGGATTTGTGAGGGAGTATGATATCCGGGAAGGCATGCATGTTGTTCTGAATCAGTGA
- the coaE gene encoding dephospho-CoA kinase (Dephospho-CoA kinase (CoaE) performs the final step in coenzyme A biosynthesis.) yields the protein MLHIGVTGGIGSGKSLFLKEWEKMGARVVYSDDLAQKLMLENADLKSEIIRIFGEQAYNEDGSLNREFLAAEAFGKGRISELNTLVHPVVVNELTMLKEQAEREGFGLFAHESALLLDSPTAEMCDVIIMVASEPEERIRRVVKRDKSSEEAVRHRMDKQPDFDALSDRANLVIHNDGDEKQLKRKAEEVYKELEAVAAGQT from the coding sequence ATGCTGCACATCGGAGTAACAGGAGGTATCGGGAGCGGAAAAAGCCTGTTCCTTAAGGAATGGGAGAAAATGGGAGCACGAGTTGTATATTCCGATGACCTTGCTCAAAAACTGATGCTTGAAAATGCCGATCTGAAAAGCGAAATTATTCGCATTTTCGGCGAGCAGGCCTATAACGAAGACGGATCGCTCAACCGGGAGTTTCTTGCTGCTGAAGCGTTCGGAAAAGGCCGCATTTCAGAACTGAACACTCTTGTTCATCCCGTTGTGGTCAATGAGCTCACCATGCTTAAGGAGCAGGCGGAACGTGAGGGCTTCGGATTATTCGCTCATGAGTCGGCACTCTTACTTGATTCTCCAACTGCCGAAATGTGTGATGTGATCATCATGGTTGCCAGTGAGCCTGAAGAGCGTATCCGGCGGGTTGTCAAAAGGGACAAATCAAGTGAAGAGGCGGTACGCCACCGGATGGATAAGCAGCCTGATTTTGATGCGCTTTCCGACCGGGCAAATCTCGTTATCCACAATGATGGTGATGAAAAGCAGCTGAAACGGAAGGCTGAAGAAGTATATAAAGAGCTCGAAGCGGTTGCAGCCGGTCAGACCTGA